The following proteins are co-located in the Rattus norvegicus strain BN/NHsdMcwi chromosome X, GRCr8, whole genome shotgun sequence genome:
- the Hcfc1 gene encoding host cell factor 1 produces the protein MASAVSPANLPAVLLQPRWKRVVGWSGPVPRPRHGHRAVAIKELIVVFGGGNEGIVDELHVYNTATNQWFIPAVRGDIPPGCAAYGFVCDGTRLLVFGGMVEYGKYSNDLYELQASRWEWKRLKAKTPKNGPPPCPRLGHSFSLVGNKCYLFGGLANDSEDPKNNIPRYLNDLYILELRPGSGVVAWDIPITYGVLPPPRESHTAVVYTEKDNKKSKLVIYGGMSGCRLGDLWTLDIETLTWNKPSLSGVAPLPRSLHSATTIGNKMYVFGGWVPLVMDDVKVATHEKEWKCTNTLACLNLDTMAWETILMDTLEDNIPRARAGHCAVAINTRLYIWSGRDGYRKAWNNQVCCKDLWYLETEKPPPPARVQLVRANTNSLEVSWGAVATADSYLLQLQKYDIPATAATATSPTPNPVPSVPANPPKSPAPAAAAPAVQPLTQVGITLVPQAAAAPPSTTTIQVLPTVPGSSISVPTAARTQGVPAVLKVTGPQATTGTPLVTMRPASQAGKAPVTVTSLPASVRMVVPTQSAQGTVIGSNPQMSGMAALAAAAAATQKIPPSSAPTVLSVPAGTTIVKTVAVTPGTTTLPATVKVASSPVMVSNPATRMLKTAAAQVGTSVSSAANTSTRPIITVHKSGTVTVAQQAQVVTTVVGGVTKTITLVKSPISVPGGSALISNLGKVMSVVQTKPVQTSAVTGQASTGPVTQIIQTKGPLPAGTILKLVTSADGKPTTIITTTQASGAGTKPTILGISSVSPSTTKPGTTTIIKTIPMSAIITQAGATGVTSSPGIKSPITIITTKVMTSGTGAPAKIITAVPKIATGHGQQGVTQVVLKGAPGQPGTILRTVPMGGVRLVTPVTVSAVKPAVTTLVVKGTTGVTTLGTVTGTVSTSLAGAGAHSTSASLATPITTLGTIATLSSQVINPTAITVSAAQTTLTAAGGLTTPTITMQPVSQPTQVTLITAPSGVEAQPVHDLPVSILASPTTEQPTATVTIADSGQGDVQPGTVTLVCSNPPCETHETGTTNTATTTVVANLGGHPQPTQVQFVCDRQEAAASLVTSAVGQQNGNVVRVCSNPPCETHETGTTNTATTATSNMAGQHGCSNPPCETHETGTTSTATTAMSSMGTGQQRDARRATNTPTVVRITVAPGALERAQGTVKPPCQTQQTNMTSTTMTVQATGAPCSAGPLLRPSVALETGSHSPAFVQLALPSVRVGLSGPSSKDVPTGRQPETYHTYTTNTPTTARSIMVAGELGTARVVPTSQYDCLQASSPSSTMTMTALEALLCPSATVTQVCSNPPCETHETGTTNTATTSNAGSAQRVCSNPPCETHETGTTHTATTATSNGGAGQPEGGQQPASGHPCETHQTTSTGTTMSVSVGALIPDATPSHGTLESGLEVVAVPTVTSQAGATLLASFSTQRVCSNPPCETHETGTTHTATTVTSNMSSNQDPPPAASDQGEVASTQGDSTNITSASAITTTVSSTLPRAVTTVTQSTPVPGPSVPPPEELQVSPGPRQQLPPRQLLQSASTPLMGESAEVLSASQTPELQAAVDLSSTGDPSSVQEPTTSAVVATVVVQPPQPTQSEVDQLSLPQELMAEAQAGTTTLMVTGLTPEELAVTAAAEAAAQAAATEEAQALAIQAVLQAAQQAVMGTGEPMDTSEAAAAVTQAELGHLSAEGQEGQATTIPIVLTQQELAALVQQQQQLQEAQAQAQQQHHLPTEALAPADSLNDPSIESNCLNELASAVPSTVALLPSTATESLAPSNTFVAPQPVVVASPAKMQAAATLTEVANGIESLGVKPDLPPPPSKAPIKKENQWFDVGVIKGTSVMVTHYFLPPDDAVQSDDDSGTVPDYNQLKKQELQPGTAYKFRVAGINACGRGPFSEISAFKTCLPGFPGAPCAIKISKSPDGAHLTWEPPSVTSGKIIEYSVYLAIQSSQASGEPKSSTPAQLAFMRVYCGPSPSCLVQSSSLSNAHIDYTTKPAIIFRIAARNEKGYGPATQVRWLQETSKDSSGTKPASKRPMSSPEMKSAPKKSKADGQ, from the exons cGACCAACCAGTGGTTCATCCCAGCTGTGAGAGGGGATATCCCTCCAGGGTGTGCAGCCTATGGCTTTGTATGTGATGGTACTCGCCTGCTGGTGTTTGGTGGAATGGTAGAGTATGGAAAATACAGCAACGACCTCTATGAGCTCCAG GCAAGTCGCTGGGAATGGAAGAGACTGAAGGCAAAGACACCCAAAAACGGGCCTCCTCCGTGTCCTCGGCTTGGACACAGTTTCTCCCTTGTGGGCAACAAATGTTACCTGTTTGGGGGTCTGGCCAATGATAGTGAGGACCCCAAGAACAACATTCCGAG GTACCTGAATGACTTATATATTCTCGAACTACGGCCAGGCTCTGGAGTGGTAGCTTGGGACATTCCCATCACTTATGGTGTCCTTCCTCCACCCCGGGAGTCACATACTGCTGTGGTCTACACTGAAAAAGATAACAAGAAATCCAAGCTGGTGATCTATGGAGGGATGAGTGGCTGCAGGCTAGGGGACCTTTGGACCCTGGACATTG AGACACTGACATGGAATAAGCCCAGCCTTAGTGGGGTGGCACCCCTTCCTCGCAGCCTCCACTCTGCAACCACCATAGGAAACAA AATGTATGTATTTGGTGGCTGGGTGCCCCTTGTCATGGACGATGTCAAAGTGGCCACACACGAGAAGGAATGGAAGTGTACCAACACACTGGCTTGTCTCAACCTGG ATACCATGGCCTGGGAAACCATCCTGATGGATACACTGGAGGACAACATTCCTCGAGCTCGAGCAGGCCACTGTGCTGTTGCCATCAATACTCGCCTGTATATTTGGAGTGGCCGTGATGGCTATCGCAAGGCCTGGAACAATCAGGTCTGCTGCAAGGACCTGTGGTATCTGGAGACAG AAAAGCCACCACCCCCAGCCCGAGTTCAACTAGTACGAGCCAACACCAACTCACTGGAGGTTAGCTGGGGTGCAGTGGCAACAGCCGACAGTTACCTTCTACAACTCCAGAAATATGACATTCCTGCCACAGCTGCTACGGCTACCTCCCCCACTCCCAATCCAGTCCCGTCTGTGCCTGCCAACCCTCCCAAGAGCCCTGCGCCAGCAGCAGCTGCACCTGCTGTACAACCACTGACCCAAGTAGGCATCACACTTGTGCCCCAGGCTGCCGCTGCACCCCCAAGCACAACCACCATCCAGGTCTTGCCGACAGTGCCAGGCAGCTCTATTTCTGTGCCCACTGCAGCCAGGACTCAAG GTGTCCCTGCTGTTCTCAAAGTGACTGGTCCTCAAGCTACAACAGGAACACCACTGGTCACCATGAGACCTGCAAGCCAGGCTGGAAAAGCTCCTGTCACTGTGACTTCCCTGCCTGCCAGTGTGAGAATGGTTGTACCCACTCAGAGTGCCCAGGGCACG GTGATTGGCAGCAACCCACAGATGAGTGGGATGGCTGcattggctgctgctgctgctgccacacaGAAaatccctccttcctcagcacccACAGTGCTAAGTGTCCCAGCAGGCACCACCATTGTCAAGACAGTGGCTGTGAcacctggtacaaccactcttccAGCCACTGTGAAGGTGGCCTCCTCACCTGTTATG GTGAGCAACCCAGCTACTCGAATGCTAAAGACTGCAGCTGCCCAAGTGGGGACATCTGTGTCCTCTGCTGCCAACACATCTACCCGCCCTATCATCACAGTACATAAATCAGGGACTGTAACAGTGGCCCAGCAAGCCCAGGTGGTGACCACGGTGGTAGGCGGAGTCACCAAGACCATCACTCTAGTGAAGAGCCCCATCTCTGTCCCGGGAGGCAGTGCTCTG ATTTCCAATCTTGGAAAAGTGATGTCAGTGGTCCAGACCAAACCAGTTCAGACTTCAGCAGTGACAGGCCAAGCATCTACAGGTCCTGTGACTCAGATCATCCAG ACCAAAGGACCCCTGCCAGCAGGGACTATCCTGAAGTTGGTGACATCAGCAGATGGCAAGCCCacaaccatcatcaccaccacacaGGCTAGTGGGGCAGGGACCAAGCCCACTATCCTGGGCATCAGTAGTGTCTCTCCTAGCACCACCAAACCCGGCACAACTACCATCATTAAGACCATTCCCATGTCAGCAATTATCACCCAGGCAGGCGCCACAG GTGTTACCAGCAGTCCTGGCATTAAGTCCCCCATCACAATTATCACCACCAAGGTGATGACTTCAGGAACAGGAGCACCTGCCAAAATCATCACTGCTGTCCCCAAGATTGCTACTGGCCATGGGCAACAAGGAGTGACCCAG GTGGTGCTAAAGGGGGCCCCTGGACAGCCAGGCACCATCCTCCGCACTGTGCCCATGGGCGGCGTTCGCCTGGTCACCCCTGTCACCGTCTCCGCTGTCAAGCCAGCTGTCACCACATTGGTTGTGAAGGGCACCACAG GTGTTACAACACTAGGCACAGTGACAGGCACTGTCTCCACCAGCCTTGCCGGAGCTGGGGCACATAGCACCAGTGCTTCTCTGGCTACACCTATCACTACTTTGGGCACCATTGCTACTCTCTCAAGTCAGGTGATCAACCCTACTGCTATCACAGTGTCAGCTGCACAGACTACACTAACAGCTGCTGGTGGACTCACCACACCTACAATCACAATGCAG CCTGTCTCCCAGCCTACCCAGGTGACTCTGATCACAGCACCTAGCGGGGTTGAGGCCCAACCTGTACATGACCTTCCTGTGTCCATTTTGGCCTCACCTACTACAGAGCAACCCACAGCAACAGTCACTATCGCTGACTCAGGCCAGGGTGATGTACAACCTGGCACTGTGACACTGGTGTGTTCCAACCCACCCTGTGAAACCCATGAAACAGGCACCACCAACACAGCTACCACCACTGTTGTGGCTAACCTTGGGGGACATCCTCAGCCTACCCAGGTGCAGTTTGTTTGTGACAGACAGGAGGCAGCTGCTTCACTTGTGACCTCAGCTGTGGGACAACAGAATGGTAATGTGGTCCGTGTCTGTTCAAACCCCCCCTGTGAAACCCATGAGACAggcaccaccaacactgccacaACAGCCACCTCAAACATGGCTGGGCAGCATGGCTGCTCGAATCCTCCCTGCGAGACTCATGAGACAGGTACCACCAGCACTGCCACTACAGCAATGTCCAGCATGGGCACTGGGCAGCAGCGAGACGCTCGTCGTGCCACTAACACCCCCACTGTAGTGCGGATCACTGTGGCTCCTGGGGCATTGGAAAGAGCCCAGGGTACTGTGAAGCCTCCGTGCCAAACCCAGCAGACCAACATGACCAGCACCACCATGACTGTGCAGGCCACTGGAGCTCCATGCTCAGCTGGCCCACTGCTCAGGCCAAGTGTGGCACTGGAGACTGGGAGCCATAGCCCTGCCTTCGTGCAACTAGCCCTTCCAAGTGTCAGAGTTGGGCTAAGTGGCCCCAGCAGCAAGGACGTGCCCACAGGGCGCCAACCAGAGACATATCATACTTACACAACCAATACCCCAACCACAGCCCGTTCTATCATGGTTGCTGGGGAGCTTGGTACAGCTCGGGTGGTCCCCACATCTCAATATGATTGCCTCCAGGCAAGCTCTCCCAGTAGCACCATGACTATGACAGCCCTAGAGGCCCTGCTGTGCCCTTCAGCTACTGTGACCCAAGTCTGCTCCAACCCACCATGTGAGACCCATGAGACGGGTACCACCAACACCGCCACTACCTCCAATGCGGGCAGTGCTCAGCGAGTATGCTCTAACCCACCTTGTGAGACTCATGAGAcgggcaccacacacacagctacCACTGCCACATCAAATGGAGGCGCAGGCCAGCCTGAGGGTGGACAACAGCCTGCCAGTGGCCATCCCTGCGAGACACACCAGACCACTTCCACTGGCACCACTATGTCAGTCAGTGTGGGTGCCCTGATTCCTGATGCCACTCCCTCTCATGGGACCCTGGAGTCTGGTTTAGAGGTGGTAGCAGTGCCCACTGTCACCTCCCAGGCTGGTGCCACATTGCTGGCCTCTTTCTCAACACAGAGGGTATGCTCCAATCCTCCTTGCGAGACCCACGAGACAGGTACAACGCACACAGCCACCACTGTCACCTCTAACATGAGCTCAAACCAAG ACCCTCCACCAGCTGCCAGTGACCAAGGAGAAGTGGCGAGTACCCAAGGTGACAGCACAAATATCACCAGTGCCAGTGCTATCACTACAACTGTGTCTTCTACACTGCCAAGAGCAGTGACCACTGTGACACAGTCTACACCAGTCCCAGGTCCTTCTGTGCCG CCCCCAGAGGAACTCCAGGTCTCACCAGGGCCTCGCCAGCAGCTGCCTCCAAGGCAACTCCTGCAGTCTGCCTCCACACCCCTGATGGGGGAGTCCGCCGAGGTCCTGTCAGCCTCCCAGACCCCTGAGCTCCAGGCCGCCGTGGATCTGAGCAGCACTGGGGACCCATCTTCAGTCCAGGAGCCTACCACCTCTGCTGTTGTGGCCACTGTGGTGGTCCAACCACCCCAACCCACACAGTCTGAAGTAGACCAGTTATCACTTCCCCAAGAGCTGATGGCTGAAGCCCAGGCGGGCACCACAACCCTTATGGTAACAGGGCTCACTCCAGAGGAGCTGGCAGTGACTGCTGCTGCTGAAGCAGCTGCTCAAGCTGCAGCCACTGAAGAAGCTCAAGCCTTGGCCATCCAGGCTGTGCTCCAGGCTGCACAGCAGGCTGTCATGG GCACTGGGGAGCCCATGGATACAtctgaagcagcagcagcagtgacacaAGCAGAACTGGGTCATCTTTCAGCTGAAGGCCAAGAGGGTCAGGCTACCACCATACCCATTGTGCTGACACAGCAGGAGCTTGCAGCTCTtgtacagcagcagcagcagctccaggaGGCTCAAGCCCAAGCCCAGCAACAGCACCACCTTCCCACTGAGGCTCTGGCCCCAGCTGACAGTCTCAATGACCCATCCATCGAGAGCAACTGCCTCAATGAGTTAGCTAGTGCTGTCCCCAGCACTGTGGCCTTGCTACCCTCAACAGCTACTGAGA GTTTGGCTCCATCTAACACATTTGTGGCTCCTCAGCCTGTTGTTGTAGCCAGTCCAGCAAAGATGCAGGCTGCAGCAACCCTTACTGAAGTGGCAAATGGCATTGAGTCCCTGGGTGTG AAACCGGACTTGCCACCCCCACCCAGCAAAGCCCCTATAAAAAAGGAGAACCAgtggtttgatgtgggggtcaTTAAAGGTACCAGTGTAATGGTGACACACTATTTTCTGCCACCAGATGATGCTGTTCAGTCAGAT GATGACTCAGGCACCGTTCCAGACTATAACCAGCTAAAGAAGCAGGAGCTGCAGCCAGGCACAGCTTATAAATTTCGAGTTGCTGGAATCAATGCTTGTGGCCGGGGCCCCTTCAGTGAGATCTCAGCCTTTAAGACTTGTCTGCCTGGTTTTCCAGGGGCTCCTTGTGCTATTAAAATCAGCAAG AGCCCAGATGGTGCTCACCTCACCTGGGAGCCACCCTCTGTGACCTCCGGCAAGATTATCGAGTACTCTGTGTACCTGGCCATCCAGAGCTCACAGGCCAGTGGTGAGCCCAAGAGCTCTACCCCAGCCCAGCTGGCCTTCATGCGAGTATACTGTGGGCCTAGCCCTTCCTGCCTTGTGCAGTCCTCCAGCCTCTCCAACGCCCACATTGACTATACTACAAAGCCTGCCATCATCTTCCGCATTGCTGCCCGCAATGAAAAGGGCTACGGCCCTGCCACACAAGTGAGGTGGTTACAAG AAACCAGTAAAGACAGCTCTGGCACCAAGCCAGCTAGCAAGCGGCCCATGTCGTCTCCAGAAAT GAAATCTGCTCCAAAGAAGTCTAAGGCTGATGGTCAGTGA